In Torulaspora globosa chromosome 1, complete sequence, a genomic segment contains:
- the WSC4 gene encoding Wsc4p (ancestral locus Anc_4.20): MVLVTWVWLMPVVQAVGEKYCSSQNTGSGDGSSWLYQSNGWCSDHCAGSQYAIIQGANCWCSESAPGSVVSLSDCSDPCIGYPAERCGNKDAGLFQYLYLGQGSPPSFVTSVSSSASSTASFSSGSTSSSSETSSVSTMSSLSSSGSSSTSSSSSTSASSSTTTTSSTSTSASSSSTTTTSSTSTSASSSSTTTMSSTSTSSTSSTSSSSTSSTSSSSTSSSSSSSSTSASSSSSSTLIVASSSSSTPATSSSPRPTSPVQTQYSTSVIGFTSVVYSVLTLTQTQTTLDGSSGNFTTQLTHVSQLVTTMTMVVTTSSSSATVVALAPSNVNKSNNSDSNDYWHSPGKVAGTFVAVGVVVLAIILLLLWFFLIRPRKQKRDFEEQYNEAVLSPRRHDQSSGADSVNYGGNRSSSGSQGFVYADEKGIFEPTLRSKRPSFDDDSLDFTTAQPVIMDQRLDPNQVLSEICHSNSKVSLADDIDYSRKVLRVINE; the protein is encoded by the coding sequence ATGGTGTTGGTTACGTGGGTTTGGTTGATGCCGGTTGTTCAGGCAGTCGGGGAAAAGTACTGTTCGAGTCAGAATACGGGCTCAGGGGATGGTTCTTCATGGCTGTATCAGAGCAATGGATGGTGTTCAGACCATTGTGCTGGGTCTCAGTATGCTATCATACAGGGAGCGAATTGCTGGTGTTCTGAGTCTGCGCCGGGCAGTGTTGTGTCGTTGAGCGATTGCAGTGATCCGTGTATCGGGTATCCGGCGGAGAGATGTGGGAACAAGGATGCGGGATTGTTCCAGTATCTGTATTTGGGACAAGGTTCGCCGCCGAGTTTTGTGACGAGTGTATCGAGCAGTGCGAGTTCGACTGCGAGTTTCAGCTCGGGTTCAACGAGCTCGAGCAGTGAGACAAGCAGTGTGAGCACGATGAGCAGTTTGAGCAGCTCGGGGAGTTCGAGTACATCGagctccagcagcaccagcgcGAGTTCATCGACGACAACAACGTCCTCCACAAGCACCAGCGCGAGTAGTTCATCGACCACAACAACGTCCTCCACAAGCACCAGCGCGAGTAGTTCATCGACCACAACAATGTCCTCCACAAGCACCTCTAGCACATCTAGCACCTCTTCATCCAGTACCTCCAGCACGTCGAGCTCCAGCACCTCAAGTAGCTCGAGCTCCAGCAGTACAAGCGCTTCCAGCTCATCCTCCAGTACCCTAATTGTCGCCTCCAGTTCCTCCTCTACTCCGGCGACTTCCTCTTCGCCCAGACCTACGTCCCCCGTGCAAACGCAGTACTCCACCTCCGTCATTGGGTTCACCTCCGTGGTCTACTCGGTGCTGACGTTGACGCAAACGCAGACAACCCTCGACGGCAGCTCAGGCAACTTCACCACGCAATTGACACATGTCTCGCAGCTTGTGACCACTATGACCATGGTTGTCACTACGTCGTCCTCCTCAGCTACAGTCGTCGCACTTGCTCCTTCAAACGTCAACAAATCAAACAACTCCGATAGCAACGACTATTGGCATTCTCCCGGCAAAGTGGCTGGCACATTCGTTGCTGTCGGAGTAGTCGTTCTAGCAATCATCCTCCTACTTCTctggttcttcttgatcaggCCCAGAAAACAAAAGAGAGACTTCGAGGAACAATACAACGAGGCTGTACTCTCACCAAGACGTCACGATCAGTCCAGCGGTGCCGACTCGGTCAACTACGGCGGTAACCGCTCGTCCTCTGGCTCGCAAGGCTTTGTCTACGCGGACGAGAAGGGAATTTTCGAGCCAACCTTGAGGTCCAAGAGACCGTCCTTCGACGACGACTCCCTAGATTTTACAACTGCACAGCCTGTGATAATGGACCAAAGGCTGGATCCAAACCAGGTGCTGTCCGAGATCTGCCACAGTAACTCGAAAGTCTCCCTTGCGGATGACATCGATTACTCCAGAAAGGTTCTCAGAGTAATAAACGAGTAA
- a CDS encoding uncharacterized protein (ancestral locus Anc_4.24) translates to MVKSEGSGLLGRSSLLFNFCYIFLAHGVVSGIISGGIEFAIAYGMYYHSSKPVYLWGFPNTLSGDCALTVFIQVGVTWVCEELIVGWDCFQSKTPLLPFEIELPDEASHGLFWRLFEVKHGIAKDELSLRSYVRKQFIRYPSRSRCFNLFSWLLHKFVISMIAAAMIWFWVWPVTMGVMAGVGTRVGSHEYKFHGWAPQIMKLIFGFVIGLMCTPLAIIVILLRDKWFLEYKKSAQTGSQEDEKRAPTDAIENSSGDFHTDSTNQDPSA, encoded by the coding sequence ATGGTGAAAAGCGAGGGATCAGGGCTACTGGGGCGTTCGTCGCTGCTGTTCAACTTTTGCTACATATTTCTCGCTCACGGAGTTGTCAGCGGGATCATATCTGGCGGCATAGAGTTCGCAATCGCTTATGGGATGTACTACCATAGTTCGAAACCGGTCTATCTCTGGGGATTCCCGAACACGCTGTCTGGTGATTGCGCTCTGACAGTGTTCATTCAGGTCGGCGTGACGTGGGTTTGCGAAGAGCTGATCGTCGGGTGGGACTGCTTCCAGAGCAAGACGCCGCTTCTGCCGTTTGAAATAGAGCTGCCTGACGAGGCCAGTCATGGGCTTTTCTGGAGACTGTTCGAGGTCAAACATGGCATTGCCAAAGATGAGCTTTCGCTCAGAAGCTACGTGCGGAAGCAATTCATACGATATCCGAGCAGATCCAGATGCTTTAATCTGTTTTCATGGCTGTTGCACAAGTTTGTAATTTCGATGATCGCCGCTGCGATGATCTGGTTCTGGGTGTGGCCAGTGACAATGGGTGTTATGGCTGGAGTTGGCACCAGGGTCGGAAGCCATGAGTACAAATTCCACGGCTGGGCCCCGCAGATCATGAAACTCATATTCGGCTTCGTCATAGGGCTGATGTGCACGCCGCTCGCCATCATCGTTATCTTACTGCGCGACAAGTGGTTTCTCGAGTACAAGAAGAGCGCCCAGACCGGTTCCCAGGAAGACGAGAAAAGAGCCCCGACTGATGCCATCGAGAACTCTTCCGGCGACTTCCATACCGATTCTACTAATCAAGATCCATCCGCTTAA
- the OCA5 gene encoding Oca5p (ancestral locus Anc_4.19): MHIVENNKEASSRQRNSAGKLRALEGQITRLGGASSVVLHGVLSCCTCCQVGTSSILVWFNSAELEVSTQICKALCSIYHGRCCLISGLRWTFLSQRAPRAVENRLYYPQRALKNSISSDIKYRGTAKVVDVQCRCWFVKMVEKKSSMSSPHHHLKHLKHQQQGRELVETIIELVEQNDHDSLAFIARNCGIPPQLRHVVWPILLKYHPMCISPNIMSNVITWDPHCNSYSVVESQVEPSQEDLEGLILHDLRKYFHSRSNGTVTGYTTSSSDVSTVSSMDISMLTAEDESVVLNALKRAILRFLSRWSKIFKYESGLAWIATGLAEWVPVQELSLGLEGPVVLSGKKHSHSHASSFAHSHNSGAASLSVTPTTGVSQSANVCLCYLYKEYPLPAQLRSKLPSEPVSSFDHTFERLVLVILHCPDTILAQKQTASHLNTKEPHPINYFPVISGGDISYQTQVFFKVFSTILPELYQPFTEESVLQTSNRRVSWLYWWIKCSGARALQKQDRARLWDILLGWRPEPRMSSINFFLNYNTKKFDHLYKEPSKKHVNFLKSLAKNDPFWFPDLDLIPIGTQKYRFDYEILKEILRRNRYGQNAEDQTSIDEPHDDKIPYSLIDPHIQLLFVYVAILQYNEFKLLEFEETEISEFLTNVPMLSKADDYCYRKLYDTTNISESSHSSSQEDLHKRPGSSNMLIEVGNDAKASHSFDDLLSMAGDIWRKWLWAELEESSVDE; the protein is encoded by the coding sequence ATGCACATCGTAGAGAACAACAAAGAGGCAAGCTCCAGACAGAGAAACTCTGCAGGAAAACTCCGTGCGCTCGAAGGGCAGATTACCCGATTGGGAGGTGCCAGTTCCGTCGTCTTGCACGGAGTGTTATCATGTTGTACGTGTTGTCAGGTAGGGACTTCATCGATATTGGTATGGTTCAACTCAGCAGAGCTCGAGGTTTCGACGCAGATATGCAAAGCGCTGTGTAGTATCTATCATGGGCGATGTTGTTTGATATCTGGTCTGAGGTGGACTTTTCTTTCACAGCGCGCTCCGCGCGCTGTGGAAAACCGGCTTTATTACCCTCAGCGCGCACTCAAGAACAGCATTAGCAGTGATATCAAGTATAGAGGAACTGCGAAGGTTGTAGATGTACAGTGCAGGTGTTGGTTCGTCAAGATGgtcgagaagaagagctcgatGAGTAGCCCGCATCACCATCTTAAGCATCTgaagcaccagcagcaagGCAGAGAGCTGGTCGAGACGATAATCGAGCTTGTGGAGCAGAATGACCATGATTCGCTGGCTTTCATCGCTAGGAATTGCGGCATACCGCCGCAATTGAGACATGTGGTTTGGCCCATTCTGCTCAAGTACCATCCGATGTGTATCTCGCCAAACATCATGTCGAATGTGATTACGTGGGACCCGCATTGCAATTCGTATTCTGTGGTCGAAAGCCAGGTGGAGCCGTCGCAGGAGGACCTAGAGGGGCTGATTCTGCATGATCTGCGCAAGTATTTCCACTCGAGAAGCAACGGAACCGTGACCGGGTACACGACCAGCTCGTCGGACGTCTCGACTGTGAGTTCGATGGACATCAGTATGCTCACTGCGGAGGACGAATCGGTTGTGTTGAACGCGCTGAAACGAGCGATCCTGCGGTTTCTGAGCAGGTGgtccaagatcttcaagtatGAGAGTGGGCTCGCGTGGATTGCTACTGGGTTGGCTGAGTGGGTGCCTGTGCAGGAGCTCAGCTTGGGGCTTGAGGGCCCCGTCGTCTTGAGCGGTAAGAAGCATTCGCATTCGCATgcatcttcttttgctcaTTCGCATAACAGCGGCGCCGCTTCGCTGTCCGTCACTCCCACTACTGGCGTTTCACAGAGCGCGAACGTCTGTCTGTGTTATCTCTACAAAGAATACCCGCTGCCAGCGCAGCTGCGGTCAAAACTGCCAAGTGAACCAGTTTCCTCCTTTGACCATACCTTCGAGAGACTCGTGCTTGTCATTCTTCACTGTCCCGACACTATACTGGCCCAGAAACAAACTGCATCTCATTTAAACACAAAGGAGCCTCATCCAATAAATTACTTTCCTGTGATATCCGGCGGGGACATTTCGTACCAAACACAGgtgttcttcaaagttttctcTACGATTCTGCCTGAACTCTACCAGCCGTTCACTGAAGAAAGCGTTCTCCAAACTAGCAACAGACGGGTCAGTTGGCTCTACTGGTGGATCAAATGCTCAGGTGCGCGCGCATTGCAAAAACAGGATAGGGCACGTCTATGGGATATCCTCCTTGGTTGGAGACCGGAGCCTCGCATGAGCTCGATtaacttcttcctcaactACAATACAAAGAAATTCGATCACCTATACAAGGAGCCCTCGAAAAAGCATGTGAATTTCCTGAAATCATTAGCCAAGAACGACCCATTTTGGTTCCCGGATCTAGATCTGATACCGATTGGCACGCAAAAGTACCGGTTCGATTACGAAATCCTCAAGGAAATTCTCCGAAGAAATCGTTACGGTCAGAATGCGGAGGACCAAACAAGCATTGATGAACCACATGACGACAAGATACCGTATTCTTTGATTGACCCGCATATTCAACTGCTCTTTGTCTACGTTGCAATACTGCAGTACAACGAATTCAAGCTTCTAGAGTTCGAAGAGACGGAAATTTCCGAGTTTTTAACGAATGTCCCCATGCTTTCTAAAGCAGACGATTACTGTTACCGGAAATT
- the RIM101 gene encoding alkaline-responsive transcriptional regulator RIM101 (ancestral locus Anc_4.21) — MVLLKDILNQDSQANVDEKSSDGCSERQLDAPHSDASIDRKKSDNSLPSPTLSASSHMNSNGNVDNDGCYLTATRRSSYDSSTGGHAGTPQSELSSGSEEEHQMCRWDGCGKVFSQAELLYHHLCKDHVGRKSQKNLQLNCKWGDCQAKTEKRDHITSHLRVHIALKPFKCTTCDKNFKRPQDLKKHLKTHIESHIIFKKKRGPKIGAKRVTKKETDRRDPAKSDSASSPLNCSSSPSGQLPISLQQLVTNELPSYEPIYSEKLGARLNAVLQPIAADDDLPRSAPLATANAAHFFSALSRNMQSVRPAPAAYQEIQKPLINGEPALAAASASRSTGTGAGLLAGSLGQYPEMRPLPPIEPQFAHDRSSVLPSLSSAPLLMPRHKTFERAPHFNTPAQYYSSAQRSSGKRDTSDDQGLSDALTSLDITRELNAEEYEETLATVNLMRDYLVCLLLEDEYTDVGESAVTASPRVRISRYPQVVI, encoded by the coding sequence ATGGTGCTACTCAAAGACATCCTCAATCAAGACAGCCAAGCAAACGTGGACGAAAAGTCATCGGATGGTTGTTCTGAACGGCAATTGGATGCCCCGCACTCGGATGCTTCCATCGATAGAAAGAAGAGCGATAACTCTTTACCGTCACCAACGCTGAGTGCCTCCTCTCACATGAACAGCAATGGAAATGTCGACAATGATGGCTGCTACCTGACAGCCACTAGGAGGTCGAGCTACGACAGCTCGACTGGCGGCCACGCAGGCACGCCGCAGAGCGAACTGTCGTCGGGATCCGAGGAAGAACATCAAATGTGCCGCTGGGACGGCTGCGGCAAGGTCTTCAGCCAGGCAGAGCTTCTATATCATCACCTGTGCAAGGATCACGTGGGAAGGAAGTCGCAGAAGAACCTACAGCTTAACTGCAAATGGGGCGATTGCCAGGCCAAGACGGAGAAGAGGGACCATATAACGTCGCACTTGAGGGTCCACATTGCATTGAAACCTTTCAAATGTACCACATGCGacaagaacttcaagagacCGCAGGATCTCAAGAAACACTTGAAAACGCACATAGAATCGCATATCATCTttaagaagaagagaggGCCCAAGATCGGTGCCAAACGCgtgaccaagaaagaaactgaCAGGAGGGACCCTGCAAAGAGCGACAGCGCGAGTTCTCCGTTGAACTGTTCGTCGTCTCCGTCGGGCCAACTGCCCATTTCactgcagcagctggtgACCAACGAATTGCCTTCCTATGAGCCGATATACTCGGAGAAACTGGGTGCAAGGCTGAATGCGGTGCTGCAGCCGATTGCTGCGGACGACGATCTGCCCAGAAGCGCGCCCCTGGCGACCGCAAATGCTGCTCACTTCTTCTCTGCCCTGTCAAGGAACATGCAGAGCGTTCGGCCCGCGCCTGCTGCCTATCAGGAAATACAGAAACCTTTGATAAACGGCGAGCCAGCCTTAGCTGCAGCTAGCGCAAGCAGATCAACTGGCACCGGTGCCGGGCTTCTGGCCGGCTCGCTGGGACAATACCCGGAGATGCGGCCACTGCCACCCATAGAGCCGCAGTTCGCACACGACAGAAGTTCAGTGCTGCCATCGCTGTCGTCGGCTCCTCTGCTGATGCCAAGACACAAGACGTTCGAGCGGGCACCACACTTCAACACCCCAGCCCAGTACTACAGCTCCGCGCAAAGAAGCTCGGGAAAACGCGATACAAGCGACGACCAAGGCCTCTCCGACGCCCTAACCTCGCTAGACATAACCCGAGAGCTCAATGCGGAGGAGTACGAAGAAACACTGGCCACAGTCAACTTGATGAGAGACTACCTAGTCTGCCTGCTCCTCGAGGACGAATACACAGATGTTGGCGAATCAGCCGTGACCGCTTCTCCAAGGGTACGCATTTCAAGATATCCGCAGGTCGTCATCTAG